One window from the genome of Gimesia aquarii encodes:
- a CDS encoding SDR family oxidoreductase, which yields MSESSSSQYLQTLFGLTGKTAVVIGGTGVLGGAIADALAQAGAHVVVVGRNAESGASRVRSIEEKQGSAEFFAADSTNRTDLEALVDHLKTKGKAVDILVNGAGINAATPFLEISDEEWERIFRVNLLSVKVACQVFGQAMLDQNISGSIINIASMSAITPLSRVFTYSASKAAVLNLTQNLAREWAEQGIRVNALSPGFFPAEQNRKVLTPERVASIMTHTPANRFGDPDELAGAVLLLAAGKAGSFITGTNMAVDGGFSCMTI from the coding sequence ATGAGTGAATCTTCCTCATCCCAATATTTACAAACGCTGTTTGGCCTGACAGGTAAAACGGCTGTTGTCATTGGTGGCACGGGAGTCCTGGGCGGCGCGATTGCTGATGCACTGGCTCAGGCAGGCGCACATGTGGTCGTCGTGGGGCGCAATGCGGAAAGCGGTGCAAGCCGTGTACGTTCGATTGAGGAAAAGCAGGGGAGTGCCGAATTCTTCGCAGCCGATTCCACAAATCGCACCGACCTTGAAGCATTGGTTGATCACCTTAAAACAAAAGGAAAAGCAGTTGACATTCTGGTCAACGGGGCCGGGATCAACGCGGCAACTCCCTTCCTGGAAATCAGCGATGAAGAATGGGAGCGCATTTTTCGCGTGAACCTGCTCAGCGTCAAAGTGGCCTGCCAGGTCTTTGGTCAGGCGATGCTCGATCAAAACATTTCTGGTTCGATTATCAATATTGCCTCTATGAGTGCCATTACTCCCTTATCCCGTGTTTTTACTTATTCTGCATCAAAAGCGGCAGTCCTGAATCTCACGCAAAATCTGGCGCGTGAATGGGCAGAACAGGGAATTCGTGTGAATGCACTTTCTCCTGGTTTCTTTCCAGCTGAGCAGAATCGAAAAGTGCTGACACCAGAGCGTGTCGCGAGTATCATGACTCATACACCGGCAAACCGTTTTGGTGATCCGGACGAACTGGCAGGAGCAGTGCTGTTACTGGCTGCCGGGAAGGCGGGAAGTTTCATTACGGGGACGAACATGGCCGTCGATGGTGGTTTTTCCTGTATGACAATTTGA
- a CDS encoding lactate racemase domain-containing protein — MTTELPKFYRVRQNFQSSRIENVAEAVNAELAKINLGEVVKPGETIAITVGSRGIANIALIIKTTIEHLKSIEAVPFIVPAMGSHGGGTAEGQAGVLAGYGITEEEMGVEIRSSMETVVVDTTSHGIPVHFDKHAYEADHVLICGRVKPHTRFVGDIESGLHKMMLIGLGKHEGAKIYHRAIEDISFEEIIKAVGKSVLEKCSIAGGLAIVENSYDETGLIEAISPGQFYEREKALLTIAKDWLPRLPFTQTDLLIVDRIGKNISGSGMDACVVGRKYNDHAATEHDNVAVKRIMVRSLTAETHGNALGIGLAEFTTQRTVDSVDWKITKINANTGSHPTSAMIPLAYETDREAIEAALQTIGLTTPENSRIVQIYDTLELSEVVVSETFLEEINQRDDLEIISGPFELPFDAQHNLSSVFDEPQH; from the coding sequence ATGACTACTGAGCTTCCCAAATTTTACCGAGTTCGCCAAAACTTCCAGTCTTCACGAATAGAGAATGTAGCCGAGGCAGTCAACGCAGAGCTGGCCAAAATCAATTTAGGGGAAGTGGTTAAACCAGGAGAGACTATTGCCATCACAGTGGGGAGTCGTGGCATCGCGAATATCGCTTTGATTATCAAAACCACGATCGAACACCTGAAATCAATAGAGGCGGTACCTTTTATTGTACCTGCCATGGGAAGTCACGGCGGTGGAACCGCCGAAGGGCAGGCAGGAGTTTTAGCAGGATACGGTATTACCGAAGAAGAGATGGGGGTTGAGATTCGCTCATCAATGGAGACGGTGGTTGTCGACACCACATCCCACGGTATCCCCGTCCATTTTGATAAGCACGCTTATGAAGCAGATCACGTTTTAATATGTGGGCGTGTGAAGCCACACACGCGGTTTGTTGGCGATATCGAATCGGGTCTGCATAAGATGATGCTCATTGGTCTCGGAAAACATGAGGGTGCCAAAATCTATCATCGTGCGATTGAAGATATCAGCTTTGAGGAAATCATCAAAGCGGTGGGAAAGTCAGTTCTGGAAAAATGTTCGATTGCCGGTGGCCTGGCCATCGTAGAAAACTCTTATGATGAAACCGGTTTGATCGAAGCCATTTCACCGGGACAGTTTTATGAGCGAGAAAAAGCGTTGTTGACGATCGCAAAAGATTGGCTGCCGCGGCTACCTTTCACACAGACAGATCTTCTGATTGTAGATCGGATTGGGAAAAACATCAGTGGGTCCGGCATGGATGCCTGTGTCGTTGGTCGGAAGTACAATGATCATGCAGCAACCGAGCATGACAATGTCGCCGTGAAACGCATTATGGTGCGCAGCCTTACCGCCGAAACACACGGCAATGCGTTAGGAATTGGATTAGCGGAATTTACGACTCAGCGAACCGTAGATAGTGTTGACTGGAAAATCACTAAGATAAACGCTAATACTGGTAGTCACCCTACATCGGCTATGATTCCGCTGGCCTACGAAACCGACCGGGAAGCCATTGAAGCGGCGTTACAGACCATCGGGCTTACCACACCTGAAAACAGTCGAATCGTGCAGATTTATGACACACTCGAGTTAAGCGAAGTTGTCGTTAGTGAAACGTTTCTGGAAGAAATCAACCAGCGGGATGATCTGGAAATTATTTCCGGTCCTTTCGAACTGCCATTCGATGCACAACACAATTTGTCCTCCGTTTTTGATGAACCCCAACACTAA
- a CDS encoding flagellar hook-basal body protein, which translates to MRKNFERIIFAVSVCVLVGVLFIQGMLYLRSLGFSEEPTLLSVAVEQPTAEDPQVLLEEPVVKKINLRSTENDPKSVEENLIPVELALAESSPFNEEPDESNSEGPVLKLPHADETRQPLNLEAQKPEFPALLKPTPAFPQTPGPLMPPLNAEPLQDSKKPSDSRDDQITRSIINEHLPHASKEELEIWFEELQGVPHKVASDMLSIRKMLQPKSVMHIPEEKGHPSLPGLTTDSTQQPVSSPKTTSPDQSGFIGFSSKADHDELTQRLKPTVDALRLSRDVIVNNIANAGTVGFKRSYVEFESLPYEYLETPASEESKTEPPIAVGMGSHVLQTRISQTKGELIKTGRALDLAIEGKGFLQVKLAGKTAFTRSGRLTLDQQGRLCLDGSQRTYSIVPEIQVPNNAYSIQISDSGVVTVMVPIPEKREGKEQTVGQLSIVCFTDQSELVPRESCLFEATPRSGAPRVLTPGTKGAGLIRAGVLEASNVSISEELEALSQIKQRLDALKAVYLTEPNEPVQADLGLPAERIAQPGAKRLQRENRPVFK; encoded by the coding sequence ATGAGAAAAAATTTTGAACGGATCATTTTTGCCGTCTCTGTATGTGTGCTCGTAGGTGTGCTTTTTATTCAGGGCATGCTCTATTTAAGGAGTCTCGGTTTTTCAGAAGAACCCACACTCCTCTCTGTTGCCGTTGAGCAACCAACGGCTGAAGATCCCCAAGTTTTGCTTGAGGAACCAGTTGTTAAAAAAATCAATTTGAGATCGACTGAAAATGATCCGAAATCAGTTGAAGAAAATCTGATTCCTGTGGAACTGGCCTTAGCAGAATCCAGTCCCTTCAATGAAGAGCCTGATGAGTCAAACTCCGAGGGTCCTGTCTTGAAGTTACCGCATGCTGATGAAACCAGACAGCCCCTTAATCTGGAAGCACAAAAACCAGAGTTTCCCGCGTTATTGAAACCCACACCGGCATTTCCCCAAACACCCGGTCCTTTGATGCCCCCTCTCAATGCAGAGCCGTTACAGGATTCAAAAAAACCGTCCGATTCCAGAGATGATCAGATTACACGTTCGATTATCAATGAGCATCTGCCTCATGCTTCTAAAGAGGAATTAGAAATCTGGTTCGAAGAACTTCAAGGGGTACCCCACAAAGTTGCTTCGGACATGCTTTCTATTCGTAAGATGTTACAACCCAAAAGTGTGATGCACATCCCTGAAGAAAAAGGGCATCCGTCTCTTCCAGGTCTTACAACTGACTCAACTCAGCAACCTGTCTCTTCACCCAAAACGACGTCCCCAGATCAAAGTGGTTTTATCGGCTTTTCTTCCAAGGCAGATCACGATGAACTAACACAACGTTTAAAGCCAACCGTGGATGCACTGCGATTATCGCGTGATGTGATTGTGAATAATATTGCCAATGCAGGAACCGTTGGCTTCAAACGCTCCTATGTCGAGTTTGAATCTTTGCCCTATGAGTATCTTGAGACACCCGCCAGTGAGGAATCAAAAACAGAACCCCCAATTGCAGTTGGAATGGGAAGTCATGTTTTGCAAACCCGTATCTCACAAACTAAAGGTGAGCTGATCAAAACGGGACGCGCGCTGGATCTTGCTATCGAAGGCAAAGGCTTTCTGCAAGTGAAACTGGCAGGAAAGACCGCCTTTACGAGGTCTGGCCGCTTGACACTCGATCAACAAGGCAGACTCTGTTTAGATGGTTCGCAAAGGACGTATTCTATTGTCCCGGAAATTCAAGTGCCGAATAACGCTTATTCCATTCAGATCTCCGATTCGGGTGTTGTGACGGTAATGGTCCCTATCCCTGAGAAGCGCGAAGGAAAAGAGCAAACCGTTGGTCAACTTTCGATTGTCTGCTTTACCGATCAAAGTGAACTCGTTCCCAGAGAATCCTGCCTGTTTGAAGCGACCCCCCGTTCTGGTGCACCGCGTGTTCTCACACCAGGTACGAAAGGAGCGGGTCTGATTCGTGCGGGAGTCTTGGAAGCATCTAATGTTTCTATTAGCGAAGAGCTGGAAGCGTTATCACAAATCAAACAACGTCTGGACGCGTTAAAAGCAGTCTATTTGACAGAGCCCAATGAGCCGGTTCAGGCTGACCTGGGCTTACCGGCTGAACGTATCGCCCAGCCTGGAGCTAAACGACTCCAGAGAGAGAACCGACCGGTCTTTAAGTAA
- a CDS encoding menaquinone biosynthesis family protein: MMTDEKVLIQVGHSPDPDDAFMFHALANDKIETGKYRFTHELQDIETLNQRAFNAELELTAVSLHGYAYLTDTYAICSCGASMGDQYGPMVVSRDNWTIDDLRGKKIAVPGKLTTAFLTLKLLLGDDFEYEVHPFDEILNLVEQEKADAGLIIHEGQLTYANQGLKLVIDMGQWWYEETGLPLPLGANAIRKDMGQEMMEEVTAILKQSIQYGLEHRDEALDHALKYGRDLNRGSADKFVGMYVNDWTLDFGERGREAVATLLNRGYEAGIIPNPVKLEFIG, from the coding sequence ATGATGACTGATGAGAAAGTATTAATTCAGGTAGGCCATAGTCCTGATCCGGACGATGCCTTTATGTTCCATGCTTTGGCAAATGATAAAATCGAGACAGGTAAGTATCGATTTACGCATGAGTTACAAGACATTGAAACACTCAACCAGCGGGCCTTCAATGCAGAACTGGAGCTGACCGCGGTCAGTCTGCACGGTTACGCCTATCTGACCGATACCTATGCCATTTGCTCCTGTGGTGCCTCTATGGGCGACCAGTATGGTCCCATGGTCGTCTCAAGGGACAATTGGACCATCGATGACTTACGGGGCAAAAAAATTGCTGTACCTGGGAAACTGACCACAGCATTTTTAACACTGAAACTACTACTGGGTGATGATTTTGAATATGAAGTCCATCCGTTCGATGAAATTCTCAATCTGGTGGAACAGGAAAAAGCAGACGCCGGTTTGATCATCCACGAAGGGCAATTAACATATGCCAATCAGGGACTCAAACTGGTAATTGACATGGGGCAGTGGTGGTACGAAGAAACAGGCCTGCCTTTACCTCTAGGTGCTAACGCCATCCGTAAGGATATGGGCCAGGAGATGATGGAAGAGGTGACTGCGATTCTAAAGCAGAGCATCCAGTATGGACTGGAACACCGAGATGAAGCCCTCGATCACGCTTTGAAATATGGCCGTGATTTGAATCGGGGAAGTGCTGATAAATTTGTCGGCATGTATGTCAATGACTGGACTCTGGACTTCGGCGAACGGGGACGTGAAGCAGTAGCGACCCTACTCAACCGCGGTTATGAAGCCGGCATCATTCCCAATCCGGTCAAACTCGAATTTATTGGTTAG
- the miaA gene encoding tRNA (adenosine(37)-N6)-dimethylallyltransferase MiaA, producing the protein MQFSSEILKQCWFLSGPTACGKTELSLLLAEHLNAEILAMDSMSLYRGMDIGTAKASPAERKRVPHHLLDLIDPHEKFSVADYFTAAEECCRQIIDRGRTPLFVGGTGLYLRAILRGVFNGPSADWEYRREMEAFAETEGNEALHRRLVAVDPISAEKLHPNDVRRVARALEVYHVSGIPLSAQHDEGVLKPEECPAHVYWLLPDREWLYERINQRVDQMLAEGLLEEVKQLLTATEPMSRTARQALGYKELIDYLEGKYSYERAVELLKQQTRRFAKRQHTFFRNIKECHEIDVHPEDQPADLLGKILIEKRD; encoded by the coding sequence ATGCAGTTTTCGTCGGAAATCTTGAAACAATGCTGGTTTTTGTCGGGTCCGACGGCTTGTGGGAAGACCGAACTCAGCCTGTTGCTGGCAGAACATCTCAACGCAGAGATTCTGGCCATGGATTCGATGTCGCTCTATCGAGGCATGGATATCGGAACCGCGAAGGCCTCTCCCGCAGAGCGGAAACGCGTGCCGCATCATCTGCTTGATTTGATTGATCCACACGAGAAGTTCAGTGTGGCTGACTATTTTACGGCTGCGGAAGAATGTTGCCGCCAGATTATTGATCGGGGGCGAACCCCTCTCTTTGTGGGAGGCACGGGCCTTTATTTACGAGCAATTTTGAGAGGGGTATTTAACGGTCCCTCTGCAGATTGGGAATATCGTCGCGAAATGGAAGCGTTCGCGGAGACCGAAGGAAACGAGGCGCTGCATCGTCGTCTGGTTGCCGTTGATCCCATCTCGGCAGAGAAACTGCATCCGAATGATGTCCGCCGTGTGGCCCGCGCACTGGAAGTGTACCATGTGTCAGGTATCCCGCTTTCTGCACAGCATGATGAGGGGGTTTTGAAACCAGAGGAATGTCCGGCACATGTCTACTGGTTATTGCCGGATCGGGAATGGCTTTATGAACGCATTAATCAACGTGTGGATCAAATGCTCGCCGAAGGCTTGCTGGAAGAGGTCAAACAACTGCTGACTGCCACCGAGCCAATGAGCCGTACTGCCCGGCAGGCGTTGGGATACAAGGAACTAATTGACTATCTGGAAGGAAAGTACTCTTATGAAAGAGCCGTCGAACTGCTCAAACAACAGACACGACGCTTTGCCAAACGGCAGCATACTTTTTTCCGCAACATCAAAGAGTGCCACGAAATTGATGTTCATCCGGAAGATCAACCGGCTGATTTGTTGGGGAAGATCCTGATTGAAAAGCGAGATTGA
- a CDS encoding SRPBCC family protein, with product MANFEASVQLTGTPEQIFEFLIDTDNILKISPPDTGLSFTNKPDKLYQGAILEFKIQGFGKVQEGTHEIIKFESPELYTEKQISGPLKHYVHEHHVVANGENEVTVIDRLEFEPPSGLLGFLITETKLLDLFDEGFYHRHNALKALFS from the coding sequence ATGGCGAACTTTGAAGCCAGCGTTCAGTTAACGGGGACTCCCGAACAAATTTTTGAATTCCTGATCGATACCGATAACATTCTCAAGATCAGTCCGCCCGATACTGGTTTGTCGTTTACCAACAAACCGGACAAATTATATCAAGGTGCTATTCTGGAGTTCAAAATCCAGGGCTTCGGAAAAGTGCAGGAAGGGACGCACGAAATCATCAAGTTTGAGTCGCCAGAGTTATATACCGAGAAACAGATTTCCGGGCCACTCAAGCATTACGTCCACGAACATCATGTTGTCGCTAATGGAGAGAACGAGGTGACGGTCATTGATCGACTGGAGTTCGAACCACCGAGCGGTCTGCTTGGATTCCTGATTACCGAAACTAAGCTGCTGGATCTGTTTGACGAGGGTTTTTATCACCGACACAATGCACTAAAAGCACTTTTTTCTTAA